The following are encoded in a window of candidate division WOR-3 bacterium genomic DNA:
- a CDS encoding DUF2271 domain-containing protein, protein MKSLICLTVFLFLPLFSVFSQTTVEDFKEQAGILNAEGNTEAAVELMRKAAEAYPENSGILALLGFYIGKSAGETRDFQLQASRAFESFSILDKAVMLAPDNPDALFYRGFMSVVVPVFLGKLDKGIKDLETLLALTPTSSEEEDSSLLISARIYLAQGYEKRDDIESAIKVWEELLSLSNDLELSQKARDEIERLKPLKPVEDTAVFSAEDLDDLLSRAKSSYEEGEYFRAETLLVKAVELDDNRVETFSLLAYVYLALAETPYEESITEDTDYRTNLCFKAMNQIDKVLDIEPDNIEFKLLRGIMGVQFPFFVGKLEQGISDLNEILESDAPDSVKTAALFHIGYGYRKLGASKWTNVVNDYPSSQEAQWVFEVLNPRPFTVDFSSLEKPCLIIEFSLGFIDELPPQTAVWIEDDQENFIKTIYVSGFAGNVKAVQTTLPLWGNSSNFTTDANTGASIDLGNHVYTWNLKDSDGNTVQNGTYKANIEVSYWPSYQYEQTSVDFEIGAENAEVIKTDGRLLPYIQLRYME, encoded by the coding sequence ATGAAATCTTTGATTTGTTTAACAGTTTTTTTGTTTTTACCTTTATTTTCAGTTTTTTCACAAACAACAGTCGAAGATTTCAAAGAACAGGCGGGTATACTCAACGCAGAAGGCAACACTGAAGCGGCCGTTGAGTTAATGAGGAAAGCTGCCGAAGCGTATCCGGAAAATTCAGGAATTTTGGCGCTTCTCGGCTTTTACATCGGTAAAAGCGCAGGTGAGACAAGAGATTTCCAGCTTCAGGCTTCACGCGCTTTTGAATCATTTTCAATACTCGACAAAGCGGTCATGCTTGCCCCCGATAATCCCGACGCCCTGTTTTACAGAGGTTTCATGAGCGTTGTTGTCCCGGTTTTTTTGGGAAAATTGGACAAGGGAATAAAAGATCTTGAAACGCTTCTCGCGCTGACACCGACATCTTCGGAGGAAGAAGATTCGTCTCTTTTGATATCAGCGAGAATATATTTAGCCCAGGGATACGAAAAGCGGGATGACATAGAATCCGCAATTAAAGTGTGGGAAGAACTGCTCTCTCTTTCCAACGACCTGGAATTGTCTCAAAAAGCGCGTGACGAAATTGAACGCCTTAAACCGCTTAAGCCGGTTGAAGACACGGCTGTTTTTTCCGCTGAAGATTTAGACGACCTCCTCTCCAGAGCGAAATCATCTTACGAAGAGGGGGAATATTTCCGGGCTGAAACTCTTTTGGTCAAAGCTGTTGAACTTGATGATAACCGCGTCGAAACATTTTCGCTTCTCGCCTATGTTTATCTCGCTCTGGCGGAAACCCCTTACGAAGAGAGCATCACCGAAGACACGGATTACAGGACCAATCTTTGTTTTAAAGCGATGAATCAAATTGATAAAGTCCTCGATATTGAGCCGGACAATATTGAATTCAAGCTTCTGAGAGGAATCATGGGTGTCCAGTTTCCTTTCTTCGTCGGAAAACTCGAACAGGGTATATCCGACTTGAACGAAATACTTGAAAGCGACGCTCCCGATTCGGTGAAAACTGCAGCGCTCTTTCACATCGGATACGGCTACAGAAAACTTGGCGCCTCAAAATGGACAAACGTAGTCAACGACTATCCCTCTTCACAAGAAGCACAATGGGTTTTTGAAGTTTTAAATCCAAGACCCTTTACGGTGGACTTTTCATCCCTCGAAAAGCCTTGCCTTATAATAGAATTCTCTCTGGGTTTTATAGACGAGCTTCCGCCGCAGACAGCTGTTTGGATAGAAGACGATCAGGAAAATTTCATCAAAACAATCTACGTATCGGGTTTTGCCGGAAACGTCAAAGCCGTTCAAACGACATTACCACTTTGGGGGAACTCTTCCAATTTCACAACAGACGCGAATACCGGCGCGAGCATCGATCTCGGAAACCATGTCTACACCTGGAACCTCAAAGACAGCGATGGTAACACAGTCCAAAATGGCACCTACAAAGCCAACATAGAAGTCAGTTATTGGCCGAGTTATCAATACGAACAGACATCTGTTGATTTTGAAATCGGAGCCGAAAACGCAGAAGTCATCAAAACAGACGGCCGCCTTCTTCCTTATATCCAATTAAGGTACATGGAGTAG
- a CDS encoding FMN-binding protein — translation MKSSAMVLFVLCFFSDFSISCLNTSSLLSADSQETIHLQKIFVFADSFEKVFLDTSSYYNVYKDNSLIGYGFLGDNSGLVGPVITLTGISADGICIGVLLLSHNETPQYFVLLEKKSFFDKFTGMKIGFLDIENRNFNDYEIDAVTGATISSFAVIENFWEAAFFYNKIIEMER, via the coding sequence ATGAAAAGCAGCGCGATGGTTTTGTTTGTCCTCTGTTTTTTTTCAGATTTCTCGATTTCATGCCTTAACACATCTTCTCTCCTCTCTGCAGATTCGCAGGAGACTATTCACCTTCAGAAAATCTTCGTATTTGCTGATTCTTTCGAAAAAGTATTTCTCGATACTTCATCATACTACAATGTCTACAAAGACAATTCTTTGATCGGATACGGTTTTTTGGGCGATAACAGCGGACTGGTAGGACCGGTAATTACCTTGACAGGAATTTCCGCAGACGGTATTTGCATAGGGGTTCTTCTTTTATCTCACAATGAAACCCCACAGTATTTTGTTCTTCTTGAAAAAAAAAGTTTTTTCGATAAATTCACGGGAATGAAAATCGGTTTTCTGGATATAGAAAACAGAAATTTCAACGATTATGAAATAGACGCAGTCACCGGAGCGACTATAAGTTCATTCGCTGTTATTGAAAATTTTTGGGAAGCGGCTTTTTTTTACAATAAAATCATCGAAATGGAGAGATAA
- a CDS encoding SHOCT domain-containing protein — translation MLVLIDNTTFGNAKDGALFTDEAVYSHNMMQKAQKYKYEEIDSVVFIPGLTSNLIINGIKFLETNFPSQFSINLIKEMLGEIVHELRINSAKSASPVDALKKLKELFEQGLINEAEYEEKRKKYVELL, via the coding sequence GTGCTGGTTCTGATAGACAACACTACTTTCGGAAACGCCAAAGACGGGGCTCTTTTCACCGATGAAGCGGTCTATTCACACAACATGATGCAGAAAGCCCAAAAATACAAGTATGAAGAAATCGACTCGGTGGTTTTTATACCTGGTTTGACGAGCAACCTAATAATAAACGGAATAAAATTTCTCGAGACTAATTTCCCATCACAGTTTTCAATTAACCTTATAAAAGAGATGCTCGGTGAAATTGTTCATGAACTCAGGATTAATTCTGCGAAAAGCGCATCTCCTGTTGATGCCCTGAAAAAACTCAAAGAACTCTTTGAACAAGGCTTGATAAATGAGGCGGAGTATGAAGAAAAGAGAAAAAAATACGTTGAGCTTCTTTAG
- the pdxT gene encoding pyridoxal 5'-phosphate synthase glutaminase subunit PdxT translates to MVKFISVVAVQGDYSSHASKAGEYFKASKIFFVRKPSDFPPFSDLIIIPGGESSTIFLLSKIYGLDSKIKEEAKKGSAVFGTCAGSILLSKKILNGKKIEPWGFLDIEIQRNAYGRQLDSSVKKIYFTEETHKYTKEKTAEGVFIRAPKISKIGDGVEILATSDDDPVFLHKDRIIVSTFHPELSEGFEVYKIIRSIIS, encoded by the coding sequence ATGGTAAAATTCATATCTGTAGTCGCCGTTCAAGGGGACTACTCTTCACACGCTTCAAAAGCGGGAGAGTACTTCAAGGCTTCTAAAATTTTCTTTGTCAGGAAACCTTCTGATTTCCCGCCTTTTTCAGATTTGATAATAATCCCCGGAGGCGAATCGTCTACGATTTTTCTCCTTTCAAAAATTTACGGGCTGGACAGCAAAATAAAAGAAGAAGCTAAAAAAGGCTCAGCGGTTTTCGGAACCTGCGCCGGAAGCATACTTTTGTCAAAAAAAATCCTGAATGGGAAAAAAATTGAACCATGGGGTTTTTTAGACATCGAGATTCAAAGAAACGCCTATGGAAGACAGTTGGATTCTTCCGTAAAAAAAATCTACTTTACTGAAGAAACCCACAAATACACGAAAGAAAAAACAGCGGAAGGCGTCTTTATTAGAGCTCCAAAGATATCGAAAATAGGCGATGGAGTGGAAATACTCGCCACTTCAGACGATGATCCGGTTTTCTTGCATAAAGACAGAATAATCGTCTCTACTTTTCATCCCGAATTGTCTGAAGGATTTGAAGTCTATAAAATAATTAGATCGATAATTTCCTGA
- the pdxS gene encoding pyridoxal 5'-phosphate synthase lyase subunit PdxS has protein sequence MAEIKIKIGLADMLKGGVIMDVTDAVQATIAQEAGAVAVMALERVPADIRASGGVARMASIKKIKEIMSSVDIPVMAKCRIGHFAEAQILQALGVDFIDESEVLTPADDKFHVDKFAFDVPFVCGCRNLGEALRRIGEGAALIRTKGEAGTGDIIHAVRHMRTVMSEIRLLTTLRDDEIMSKSKELQSPYSLVRSVAEKGKLPVPNFAAGGVATPADASLMMQLGAESVFVGSGIFKSSDPEKRARAIVLAVAHYNDPKLIAEISEDLGEGMKGIDSSKISPEDELQTRGW, from the coding sequence ATGGCTGAGATAAAAATTAAAATCGGGTTGGCCGATATGCTCAAGGGGGGAGTCATCATGGATGTCACAGACGCCGTTCAGGCGACAATAGCCCAGGAAGCAGGCGCTGTCGCGGTCATGGCTCTTGAGAGAGTTCCGGCCGATATTAGGGCTTCGGGCGGTGTTGCCAGGATGGCGAGCATAAAAAAAATCAAGGAAATCATGTCATCTGTAGACATTCCTGTCATGGCTAAATGCCGGATCGGCCATTTTGCCGAAGCCCAGATTCTTCAGGCATTAGGAGTAGATTTTATAGATGAATCAGAGGTCCTAACCCCTGCTGACGATAAATTTCACGTCGATAAATTTGCTTTCGATGTCCCTTTTGTCTGCGGCTGCAGAAATCTCGGAGAGGCTCTAAGAAGAATCGGCGAAGGAGCCGCCCTGATAAGAACCAAAGGCGAAGCAGGCACGGGCGATATAATTCACGCTGTCAGGCATATGAGGACAGTCATGAGCGAGATACGGCTTCTGACGACTTTAAGAGACGATGAAATAATGTCGAAATCTAAGGAGCTTCAATCCCCTTATTCACTGGTCAGATCTGTGGCTGAAAAAGGAAAACTTCCTGTTCCGAACTTCGCCGCCGGAGGCGTGGCTACTCCCGCAGATGCGTCTTTAATGATGCAACTCGGCGCGGAGAGCGTCTTTGTCGGTTCCGGTATTTTTAAATCTTCCGATCCGGAAAAAAGGGCACGTGCGATAGTACTGGCAGTCGCTCATTACAACGATCCCAAATTGATAGCTGAGATATCAGAAGACTTGGGAGAAGGCATGAAGGGCATTGACTCTTCAAAAATTTCACCGGAAGACGAACTTCAGACAAGAGGATGGTAA
- a CDS encoding ATP-binding cassette domain-containing protein — protein MKLFAENISFSWNKEKFLNDISFELGENSIITVSGEIGSGKSTFLFILSGLLPPDSGKICVGENTQDVVPFVGLVRQDIFSQTVFTSSQKELRFSACLRKQPLEDNLILKTMHEWSLKDKCTYGMSHSDLLNLFTAGFLVSGKKFILFDEVFVNLSSAERQNFIGLVSENCVGSLFVTQFPSFFKGFTQKNFLIENGRMKVLETIPGEESYLKIIREVFSSGNCHRLQNTLELSELTRKMMKNKPSISFLPSYSERLFFSGSIREEVLFRGLNRDVFLDRAIKAGFSEEIMEADPFRLSSGQRRVLAFCLSLSALPKCLFIENPLLHLDSKRILWLAEQLEQFISSGGEIYFTAPEGIL, from the coding sequence ATGAAACTCTTCGCTGAAAATATATCATTTTCTTGGAATAAAGAGAAATTTTTAAATGATATAAGCTTTGAGTTAGGCGAAAATTCAATAATTACCGTTTCCGGTGAAATTGGCTCAGGAAAGAGTACTTTTTTGTTTATTTTGTCGGGACTTTTACCTCCTGATTCAGGGAAAATATGCGTCGGTGAAAACACCCAAGACGTTGTTCCTTTCGTGGGACTTGTAAGACAGGACATTTTCAGCCAAACAGTGTTTACTTCATCTCAAAAAGAACTAAGATTCAGCGCTTGCCTTAGAAAACAACCCCTGGAGGATAATCTTATTTTAAAAACAATGCACGAATGGTCGTTAAAGGACAAATGCACTTATGGTATGTCGCACAGCGACCTTTTAAACCTTTTTACAGCAGGATTTTTAGTTTCCGGCAAAAAATTCATTCTTTTCGATGAAGTTTTTGTAAATTTGTCTTCCGCTGAGAGACAGAATTTTATCGGCCTTGTCTCAGAAAACTGCGTAGGAAGCCTTTTTGTAACTCAATTTCCTTCATTTTTCAAAGGTTTTACACAGAAAAACTTTTTAATTGAAAACGGCAGGATGAAGGTTTTGGAAACAATTCCCGGAGAAGAGTCTTATTTGAAAATTATACGGGAGGTTTTTAGTTCCGGGAATTGTCACAGGCTTCAAAATACTCTTGAATTATCGGAACTCACGAGGAAAATGATGAAAAATAAACCATCGATTTCATTTCTCCCAAGCTACTCCGAACGCCTTTTCTTTTCAGGCTCGATCCGAGAGGAAGTCTTGTTTAGAGGCTTAAATAGAGATGTATTTCTCGACAGAGCAATTAAAGCCGGTTTTTCCGAAGAGATCATGGAAGCTGATCCTTTTAGGCTTTCATCGGGACAAAGAAGAGTTCTGGCGTTTTGCCTTTCTCTTTCTGCCTTGCCCAAGTGTCTTTTCATTGAAAATCCCTTGCTACACCTAGACTCAAAAAGGATTTTATGGCTCGCGGAACAACTCGAGCAGTTTATCAGTTCAGGAGGAGAAATTTATTTCACTGCCCCTGAAGGGATTCTCTGA